One genomic segment of Strix aluco isolate bStrAlu1 chromosome 14, bStrAlu1.hap1, whole genome shotgun sequence includes these proteins:
- the KIFC3 gene encoding kinesin-like protein KIFC3 isoform X1 — protein sequence MITSPKTWELGSVSSARAAWKPKALPADGHGQDTLITGSGSDASPQVPLLPALVHRKILSVSCPDAANPPRFCLALQALRETAGERREESRHQAPPPAAEEPLASPCEPAAATPVQTAPTMNLEKTGGRLCSGKRASLPVARPFPVIQKVMASMAHLQEEKLRLQEELLGLQEKLAAQENNELSRSLQLQGQVESLKAKLLEQAQEISRLRSELGGTDAEKHRDLLAAENERLRQEMKACEGELRELRRQQQAPCRDCAHLQENAGLQERLSQLQREAEEARAKLAELDLEVQQKTNRLAEVELRLKDSLAERAEEEERLSRRLRDSQETIASLKSQPQQIKYIIKTVEVESAKAKQALCESQSRNQYLQEQVGMQRQVLKEMEQQLQSSQKTAAQLRAQIMMYEAELERAHGQMLEEMQAMEEEKNRAIEEAFSRAQVEMKAVHENLAGVRTNLLTLQPALRTLTHDYNNLKRQVRDFPLLLQETLRSARAEIGQAIEEVHSTNRELLRKYRRELQLRKKCHNELVRLKGNIRVFGRVRPITKEDGEGPEAANVVTFDADDDAVLHLLHKGKQVSFELDKVFPPQASQEEVFQEVQALVTSCIDGYNVCIFAYGQTGAGKTYTMEGTAANPGINQRALQLLFSEVRGKAADWDYAISVSAAEIYNEALRDLLGKEPQEKLEIKLCPDGSGQLYVPGLTEFRVQSVEDINKVFEFGHVNRATECTNLNEHSSRSHALLIITVRGLDRSTGLRTTGKLNLVDLAGSERVGRSGAEGSRLREAQHINKSLSALGDVIYALRSRQGHVPFRNSKLTYLLQDSLSGDSKTLMMVQVSPVEKNTSETLCSLKFAERVRSVELGPVSRKAELASWPSQEQLEGDTPSGRGHASPSPGQFSGRATSIRRKLQTSGKLRPVPV from the exons ATGATCACGTCCCCCAAAACCTGGGAGCTGGGATCCGTGTCCTCTGCGAGAGCCGCCTGGAAGCCGAAGGCCCTTCCCGCGGACG GCCACGGGCAGGACACGCTCATCACTGGGAGCGGATCGGACGCCTCTCCCCAGGTtcctctgctgcctgcactggTTCACCGTAAAATCCTCAGCGTGAGCTGCCCGGACGCTGCAAACCCCCCCAGGTTCTGCCTGGCTCTCCAG GCCCTGCGGGAGACGGCGGGCGAGCGGCGGGAGGAGAGCCGGCACCAGGCCCCACCGCCGGCCGCGGAGGAGCCACTGGCATCCCCCTGCGAGCCAGCAGCTGCCACACCGGTGCAGACAGCCCCCACCATGAACCTGGAGAAAACAG GAGGGAGGCTCTGCAGTGGGAAACGTGCCAGCCTGCCAGTGGCCCGTCCCTTCCCGGTGATCCAGAAGGTGATGGCCTCCATGGCGCATCTGCAGGAGGAGAAGCTGCGactgcaggaggagctgctggggctgcaggagaaaCTTGCTGCCCAGGAGAACAACGAGCTCTCCCGCTCTCTCCAGCTGCAAGGCCAG GTTGAAAGTCTGAAGGCGAAGCTCCTGGAGCAGGCACAGGAGATCAGCCGGCTGCGCTCGGAGCTG GGGGGCACGGATGCAGAGAAGCACCGGGACCTGCTGGCAGCGGAGAACGAGCGCTTGCGGCAGGAGATGAAGGCGTGTGAGGGGGAGCTGCGGGAGCTgcggcggcagcagcaggcgCCGTGCCGGGACTGCGCCCACCTCCAG GAGAATGCTGGGCTGCAGGAGCGGCTCTCCCAGCTGCAGCGGGAGGCGGAGGAGGCACGGGCCAAGCTGGCGGAGCTGGACCTGGAGGTGCAGCAGAAGACAAACCGCTTGGCCGAGGTGGAGCTGCGGCTCAAGGACTCCCTGGCCGAGAGAGCCGAGGAGGAGGAGCGGCTCAGCCGGCGGCTGCGGGACAGCCAGGAGACCATCGCCAGCCTCAAATCCCAGCCCCAGCAGATAAAG TACATCATCAAGACGGTGGAGGTAGAGTCAGCCAAGGCGAAGCAAGCCCTGTGCGAGAGCCAGTCCCGAAACCAGTATCTGCAGGAGCAGGTGGGGATGCAGAGGCAGGTGCTGAAGGAGATGGAGCAGCAGCTACAGAGCTCCCAGAAGACAGCAGCTCAGCTCCGAGCTCAG ATCATGATGTATGAGGCCGAGCTGGAGCGAGCCCATGGGCAGATGCTGGAGGAGATGCAGGccatggaggaggagaagaaccGCGCCATTGAAGAGGCATTTTCCCGTGCCCAAGTAGAGATGAAGGCAGTGCATGAAAACCTGGCGG GCGTCCGGACCAACCTGCTGACGCTGCAGCCGGCGCTGCGCACCCTCACCCACGACTACAACAACCTGAAGCGTCAGGTCCGCGACTTCCCCCTGCTCCTCCAGGAGACCCTGCGGAGTGCCAGGGCCGAG ATCGGCCAGGCCATCGAGGAGGTGCACAGCACCAACCGGGAGCTGCTGCGCAAGTACCGGCGGGAGCTGCAGCTCCGCAAGAAGTGTCACAACGAGCTGGTGCGGCTGAAAG GAAACATCCGTGTTTTTGGGCGAGTCCGCCCCATCACAAAGGAGGACGGCGAGGGCCCAGAGGCGGCCAACGTGGTGACCTTCGATGCCGACGATGATGCTGTCCTGCATCTCCTGCACAAGGGGAAGCAGGTGTCCTTCGAACTGGATAAGGTCTTCCCCCCACAAGCGTCCCAGGAggag GTGTTTCAGGAGGTTCAAGCCCTGGTCACCTCCTGCATCGATGGCTACAACGTCTGCATCTTCGCCTATGGGCAGACAGGGGCAGGAAAAACCTACACGATGGAG GGAACAGCAGCAAACCCAGGGATCAACCAGCGGGCCCTGCAGCTCCTCTTCTCCGAGGTGCGGGGCAAGGCAGCTGACTGGGACTACGCCATCAGCGTTAGCGCCGCCGAGATTTACAACGAGGCCCTCAG GGACTTGCTGGGGAAGGAGCCGCAGGAGAAGCTGGAGATCAAGCTATGCCCCGATGGCAGCGGCCAGCTCTATGTGCCCGGGCTGACCGAGTTTAGGGTGCAGAGCGTGGAGGACATCAACAAG GTCTTTGAGTTTGGCCACGTCAACCGGGCGACAGAGTGCACCAACCTGAATGAGCACAGCTCTCGCTCCCACGCCCTCCTCATCATCACCGTCCGTGGCCTCGACCGCAGCACGGGGCTCCGCACCACAG GGAAGCTGAACCTGGTGGACCTGGCGGGATCGGAGCGGGTTGGGCGGTCGGGCGCGGAGGGCAGCAGGCTCCGCGAGGCGCAGCACATCAACAAGTCCCTCTCGGCGCTGGGCGACGTCATTTATGCCCTGCGCTCCCGGCAGGGCCACGTGCCCTTCCGCAACTCCAAGCTGACCTACCTGCTGCAGGACTCGCTCAGCGGCGACAGCAAGACCCTCATGATGGTGCAG GTCTCCCCCGTCGAAAAAAACACCAGCGAGACCCTGTGCTCCCTGAAGTTTGCTGAGAGGGTTCGCTCCGTGGAGCTGGGTCCCGTCTCCCGCAAGGCTGAGCTGGCCTCCTGgcccagccaggagcagctggag GGTGACACACCCTCCGGCCGAGGCCACGCgtcccccagcccggggcagttCTCCGGCCGCGCCACCTCCATCCGCAGGAAGCTCCAGACCTCAG GGAAGCTGAGGCCGGTCCCGGTGTGA
- the KIFC3 gene encoding kinesin-like protein KIFC3 isoform X4, whose translation MDLHVAVVEAVTVRFCLFHGCQKGGGNCPAFAWHTRHDTSVSAGRIQPCAGQFGSKRSRRRPERRTDPNFQSSGMAGPRLEPDPAAKESLSPPESRMQLETPEQVESLKAKLLEQAQEISRLRSELGGTDAEKHRDLLAAENERLRQEMKACEGELRELRRQQQAPCRDCAHLQENAGLQERLSQLQREAEEARAKLAELDLEVQQKTNRLAEVELRLKDSLAERAEEEERLSRRLRDSQETIASLKSQPQQIKYIIKTVEVESAKAKQALCESQSRNQYLQEQVGMQRQVLKEMEQQLQSSQKTAAQLRAQIMMYEAELERAHGQMLEEMQAMEEEKNRAIEEAFSRAQVEMKAVHENLAGVRTNLLTLQPALRTLTHDYNNLKRQVRDFPLLLQETLRSARAEIGQAIEEVHSTNRELLRKYRRELQLRKKCHNELVRLKGNIRVFGRVRPITKEDGEGPEAANVVTFDADDDAVLHLLHKGKQVSFELDKVFPPQASQEEVFQEVQALVTSCIDGYNVCIFAYGQTGAGKTYTMEGTAANPGINQRALQLLFSEVRGKAADWDYAISVSAAEIYNEALRDLLGKEPQEKLEIKLCPDGSGQLYVPGLTEFRVQSVEDINKVFEFGHVNRATECTNLNEHSSRSHALLIITVRGLDRSTGLRTTGKLNLVDLAGSERVGRSGAEGSRLREAQHINKSLSALGDVIYALRSRQGHVPFRNSKLTYLLQDSLSGDSKTLMMVQVSPVEKNTSETLCSLKFAERVRSVELGPVSRKAELASWPSQEQLEGDTPSGRGHASPSPGQFSGRATSIRRKLQTSGKLRPVPV comes from the exons ATGGATTTGCATGTGGCTGTTGTGGAAGCTGTTACAGTCAGGTTCTGCTTGTTCCACGGGTGTCAAAAAGGCGGAGGTAATTGTCCTGCATTTGCTTGGCATACTCGGCATGACACAAGCGTGAGCGCCGGCAGGATCCAGCCCTGCGCTGGCCAGTTTGGCAGCAAGCGCAGCCGACGCCGGCCAGAACGAAGAACTGACCCCAACTTCCAAAGCTCAGGGATGGCTGGGCCACGGCTCGAGCCGGATCCGGCTGCGAAGGAGTCTCTGTCACCTCCAGAGagcaggatgcagctggagaCGCCCGAGCAG GTTGAAAGTCTGAAGGCGAAGCTCCTGGAGCAGGCACAGGAGATCAGCCGGCTGCGCTCGGAGCTG GGGGGCACGGATGCAGAGAAGCACCGGGACCTGCTGGCAGCGGAGAACGAGCGCTTGCGGCAGGAGATGAAGGCGTGTGAGGGGGAGCTGCGGGAGCTgcggcggcagcagcaggcgCCGTGCCGGGACTGCGCCCACCTCCAG GAGAATGCTGGGCTGCAGGAGCGGCTCTCCCAGCTGCAGCGGGAGGCGGAGGAGGCACGGGCCAAGCTGGCGGAGCTGGACCTGGAGGTGCAGCAGAAGACAAACCGCTTGGCCGAGGTGGAGCTGCGGCTCAAGGACTCCCTGGCCGAGAGAGCCGAGGAGGAGGAGCGGCTCAGCCGGCGGCTGCGGGACAGCCAGGAGACCATCGCCAGCCTCAAATCCCAGCCCCAGCAGATAAAG TACATCATCAAGACGGTGGAGGTAGAGTCAGCCAAGGCGAAGCAAGCCCTGTGCGAGAGCCAGTCCCGAAACCAGTATCTGCAGGAGCAGGTGGGGATGCAGAGGCAGGTGCTGAAGGAGATGGAGCAGCAGCTACAGAGCTCCCAGAAGACAGCAGCTCAGCTCCGAGCTCAG ATCATGATGTATGAGGCCGAGCTGGAGCGAGCCCATGGGCAGATGCTGGAGGAGATGCAGGccatggaggaggagaagaaccGCGCCATTGAAGAGGCATTTTCCCGTGCCCAAGTAGAGATGAAGGCAGTGCATGAAAACCTGGCGG GCGTCCGGACCAACCTGCTGACGCTGCAGCCGGCGCTGCGCACCCTCACCCACGACTACAACAACCTGAAGCGTCAGGTCCGCGACTTCCCCCTGCTCCTCCAGGAGACCCTGCGGAGTGCCAGGGCCGAG ATCGGCCAGGCCATCGAGGAGGTGCACAGCACCAACCGGGAGCTGCTGCGCAAGTACCGGCGGGAGCTGCAGCTCCGCAAGAAGTGTCACAACGAGCTGGTGCGGCTGAAAG GAAACATCCGTGTTTTTGGGCGAGTCCGCCCCATCACAAAGGAGGACGGCGAGGGCCCAGAGGCGGCCAACGTGGTGACCTTCGATGCCGACGATGATGCTGTCCTGCATCTCCTGCACAAGGGGAAGCAGGTGTCCTTCGAACTGGATAAGGTCTTCCCCCCACAAGCGTCCCAGGAggag GTGTTTCAGGAGGTTCAAGCCCTGGTCACCTCCTGCATCGATGGCTACAACGTCTGCATCTTCGCCTATGGGCAGACAGGGGCAGGAAAAACCTACACGATGGAG GGAACAGCAGCAAACCCAGGGATCAACCAGCGGGCCCTGCAGCTCCTCTTCTCCGAGGTGCGGGGCAAGGCAGCTGACTGGGACTACGCCATCAGCGTTAGCGCCGCCGAGATTTACAACGAGGCCCTCAG GGACTTGCTGGGGAAGGAGCCGCAGGAGAAGCTGGAGATCAAGCTATGCCCCGATGGCAGCGGCCAGCTCTATGTGCCCGGGCTGACCGAGTTTAGGGTGCAGAGCGTGGAGGACATCAACAAG GTCTTTGAGTTTGGCCACGTCAACCGGGCGACAGAGTGCACCAACCTGAATGAGCACAGCTCTCGCTCCCACGCCCTCCTCATCATCACCGTCCGTGGCCTCGACCGCAGCACGGGGCTCCGCACCACAG GGAAGCTGAACCTGGTGGACCTGGCGGGATCGGAGCGGGTTGGGCGGTCGGGCGCGGAGGGCAGCAGGCTCCGCGAGGCGCAGCACATCAACAAGTCCCTCTCGGCGCTGGGCGACGTCATTTATGCCCTGCGCTCCCGGCAGGGCCACGTGCCCTTCCGCAACTCCAAGCTGACCTACCTGCTGCAGGACTCGCTCAGCGGCGACAGCAAGACCCTCATGATGGTGCAG GTCTCCCCCGTCGAAAAAAACACCAGCGAGACCCTGTGCTCCCTGAAGTTTGCTGAGAGGGTTCGCTCCGTGGAGCTGGGTCCCGTCTCCCGCAAGGCTGAGCTGGCCTCCTGgcccagccaggagcagctggag GGTGACACACCCTCCGGCCGAGGCCACGCgtcccccagcccggggcagttCTCCGGCCGCGCCACCTCCATCCGCAGGAAGCTCCAGACCTCAG GGAAGCTGAGGCCGGTCCCGGTGTGA
- the KIFC3 gene encoding kinesin-like protein KIFC3 isoform X3, with protein sequence MITSPKTWELGSVSSARAAWKPKALPADGHGQDTLITGSGSDASPQVPLLPALVHRKILSVSCPDAANPPRFCLALQALRETAGERREESRHQAPPPAAEEPLASPCEPAAATPVQTAPTMNLEKTGGRLCSGKRASLPVARPFPVIQKVMASMAHLQEEKLRLQEELLGLQEKLAAQENNELSRSLQLQGQVESLKAKLLEQAQEISRLRSELGGTDAEKHRDLLAAENERLRQEMKACEGELRELRRQQQAPCRDCAHLQENAGLQERLSQLQREAEEARAKLAELDLEVQQKTNRLAEVELRLKDSLAERAEEEERLSRRLRDSQETIASLKSQPQQIKYIIKTVEVESAKAKQALCESQSRNQYLQEQVGMQRQVLKEMEQQLQSSQKTAAQLRAQIMMYEAELERAHGQMLEEMQAMEEEKNRAIEEAFSRAQVEMKAVHENLAGVRTNLLTLQPALRTLTHDYNNLKRQVRDFPLLLQETLRSARAEIGQAIEEVHSTNRELLRKYRRELQLRKKCHNELVRLKGNIRVFGRVRPITKEDGEGPEAANVVTFDADDDAVLHLLHKGKQVSFELDKVFPPQASQEEVFQEVQALVTSCIDGYNVCIFAYGQTGAGKTYTMEGTAANPGINQRALQLLFSEVRGKAADWDYAISVSAAEIYNEALRDLLGKEPQEKLEIKLCPDGSGQLYVPGLTEFRVQSVEDINKVFEFGHVNRATECTNLNEHSSRSHALLIITVRGLDRSTGLRTTGKLNLVDLAGSERVGRSGAEGSRLREAQHINKSLSALGDVIYALRSRQGHVPFRNSKLTYLLQDSLSGDSKTLMMVQVSPVEKNTSETLCSLKFAERVRSVELGPVSRKAELASWPSQEQLEGS encoded by the exons ATGATCACGTCCCCCAAAACCTGGGAGCTGGGATCCGTGTCCTCTGCGAGAGCCGCCTGGAAGCCGAAGGCCCTTCCCGCGGACG GCCACGGGCAGGACACGCTCATCACTGGGAGCGGATCGGACGCCTCTCCCCAGGTtcctctgctgcctgcactggTTCACCGTAAAATCCTCAGCGTGAGCTGCCCGGACGCTGCAAACCCCCCCAGGTTCTGCCTGGCTCTCCAG GCCCTGCGGGAGACGGCGGGCGAGCGGCGGGAGGAGAGCCGGCACCAGGCCCCACCGCCGGCCGCGGAGGAGCCACTGGCATCCCCCTGCGAGCCAGCAGCTGCCACACCGGTGCAGACAGCCCCCACCATGAACCTGGAGAAAACAG GAGGGAGGCTCTGCAGTGGGAAACGTGCCAGCCTGCCAGTGGCCCGTCCCTTCCCGGTGATCCAGAAGGTGATGGCCTCCATGGCGCATCTGCAGGAGGAGAAGCTGCGactgcaggaggagctgctggggctgcaggagaaaCTTGCTGCCCAGGAGAACAACGAGCTCTCCCGCTCTCTCCAGCTGCAAGGCCAG GTTGAAAGTCTGAAGGCGAAGCTCCTGGAGCAGGCACAGGAGATCAGCCGGCTGCGCTCGGAGCTG GGGGGCACGGATGCAGAGAAGCACCGGGACCTGCTGGCAGCGGAGAACGAGCGCTTGCGGCAGGAGATGAAGGCGTGTGAGGGGGAGCTGCGGGAGCTgcggcggcagcagcaggcgCCGTGCCGGGACTGCGCCCACCTCCAG GAGAATGCTGGGCTGCAGGAGCGGCTCTCCCAGCTGCAGCGGGAGGCGGAGGAGGCACGGGCCAAGCTGGCGGAGCTGGACCTGGAGGTGCAGCAGAAGACAAACCGCTTGGCCGAGGTGGAGCTGCGGCTCAAGGACTCCCTGGCCGAGAGAGCCGAGGAGGAGGAGCGGCTCAGCCGGCGGCTGCGGGACAGCCAGGAGACCATCGCCAGCCTCAAATCCCAGCCCCAGCAGATAAAG TACATCATCAAGACGGTGGAGGTAGAGTCAGCCAAGGCGAAGCAAGCCCTGTGCGAGAGCCAGTCCCGAAACCAGTATCTGCAGGAGCAGGTGGGGATGCAGAGGCAGGTGCTGAAGGAGATGGAGCAGCAGCTACAGAGCTCCCAGAAGACAGCAGCTCAGCTCCGAGCTCAG ATCATGATGTATGAGGCCGAGCTGGAGCGAGCCCATGGGCAGATGCTGGAGGAGATGCAGGccatggaggaggagaagaaccGCGCCATTGAAGAGGCATTTTCCCGTGCCCAAGTAGAGATGAAGGCAGTGCATGAAAACCTGGCGG GCGTCCGGACCAACCTGCTGACGCTGCAGCCGGCGCTGCGCACCCTCACCCACGACTACAACAACCTGAAGCGTCAGGTCCGCGACTTCCCCCTGCTCCTCCAGGAGACCCTGCGGAGTGCCAGGGCCGAG ATCGGCCAGGCCATCGAGGAGGTGCACAGCACCAACCGGGAGCTGCTGCGCAAGTACCGGCGGGAGCTGCAGCTCCGCAAGAAGTGTCACAACGAGCTGGTGCGGCTGAAAG GAAACATCCGTGTTTTTGGGCGAGTCCGCCCCATCACAAAGGAGGACGGCGAGGGCCCAGAGGCGGCCAACGTGGTGACCTTCGATGCCGACGATGATGCTGTCCTGCATCTCCTGCACAAGGGGAAGCAGGTGTCCTTCGAACTGGATAAGGTCTTCCCCCCACAAGCGTCCCAGGAggag GTGTTTCAGGAGGTTCAAGCCCTGGTCACCTCCTGCATCGATGGCTACAACGTCTGCATCTTCGCCTATGGGCAGACAGGGGCAGGAAAAACCTACACGATGGAG GGAACAGCAGCAAACCCAGGGATCAACCAGCGGGCCCTGCAGCTCCTCTTCTCCGAGGTGCGGGGCAAGGCAGCTGACTGGGACTACGCCATCAGCGTTAGCGCCGCCGAGATTTACAACGAGGCCCTCAG GGACTTGCTGGGGAAGGAGCCGCAGGAGAAGCTGGAGATCAAGCTATGCCCCGATGGCAGCGGCCAGCTCTATGTGCCCGGGCTGACCGAGTTTAGGGTGCAGAGCGTGGAGGACATCAACAAG GTCTTTGAGTTTGGCCACGTCAACCGGGCGACAGAGTGCACCAACCTGAATGAGCACAGCTCTCGCTCCCACGCCCTCCTCATCATCACCGTCCGTGGCCTCGACCGCAGCACGGGGCTCCGCACCACAG GGAAGCTGAACCTGGTGGACCTGGCGGGATCGGAGCGGGTTGGGCGGTCGGGCGCGGAGGGCAGCAGGCTCCGCGAGGCGCAGCACATCAACAAGTCCCTCTCGGCGCTGGGCGACGTCATTTATGCCCTGCGCTCCCGGCAGGGCCACGTGCCCTTCCGCAACTCCAAGCTGACCTACCTGCTGCAGGACTCGCTCAGCGGCGACAGCAAGACCCTCATGATGGTGCAG GTCTCCCCCGTCGAAAAAAACACCAGCGAGACCCTGTGCTCCCTGAAGTTTGCTGAGAGGGTTCGCTCCGTGGAGCTGGGTCCCGTCTCCCGCAAGGCTGAGCTGGCCTCCTGgcccagccaggagcagctggag GGAAGCTGA
- the KIFC3 gene encoding kinesin-like protein KIFC3 isoform X2 — MITSPKTWELGSVSSARAAWKPKALPADGHGQDTLITGSGSDASPQVPLLPALVHRKILSVSCPDAANPPRFCLALQALRETAGERREESRHQAPPPAAEEPLASPCEPAAATPVQTAPTMNLEKTGGRLCSGKRASLPVARPFPVIQKVMASMAHLQEEKLRLQEELLGLQEKLAAQENNELSRSLQLQGQVESLKAKLLEQAQEISRLRSELGGTDAEKHRDLLAAENERLRQEMKACEGELRELRRQQQAPCRDCAHLQENAGLQERLSQLQREAEEARAKLAELDLEVQQKTNRLAEVELRLKDSLAERAEEEERLSRRLRDSQETIASLKSQPQQIKYIIKTVEVESAKAKQALCESQSRNQYLQEQVGMQRQVLKEMEQQLQSSQKTAAQLRAQIMMYEAELERAHGQMLEEMQAMEEEKNRAIEEAFSRAQVEMKAVHENLAGVRTNLLTLQPALRTLTHDYNNLKRQVRDFPLLLQETLRSARAEIGQAIEEVHSTNRELLRKYRRELQLRKKCHNELVRLKGNIRVFGRVRPITKEDGEGPEAANVVTFDADDDAVLHLLHKGKQVSFELDKVFPPQASQEEVFQEVQALVTSCIDGYNVCIFAYGQTGAGKTYTMEGTAANPGINQRALQLLFSEVRGKAADWDYAISVSAAEIYNEALRDLLGKEPQEKLEIKLCPDGSGQLYVPGLTEFRVQSVEDINKVFEFGHVNRATECTNLNEHSSRSHALLIITVRGLDRSTGLRTTGKLNLVDLAGSERVGRSGAEGSRLREAQHINKSLSALGDVIYALRSRQGHVPFRNSKLTYLLQDSLSGDSKTLMMVQVSPVEKNTSETLCSLKFAERVRSVELGPVSRKAELASWPSQEQLEGDTPSGRGHASPSPGQFSGRATSIRRKLQTSA, encoded by the exons ATGATCACGTCCCCCAAAACCTGGGAGCTGGGATCCGTGTCCTCTGCGAGAGCCGCCTGGAAGCCGAAGGCCCTTCCCGCGGACG GCCACGGGCAGGACACGCTCATCACTGGGAGCGGATCGGACGCCTCTCCCCAGGTtcctctgctgcctgcactggTTCACCGTAAAATCCTCAGCGTGAGCTGCCCGGACGCTGCAAACCCCCCCAGGTTCTGCCTGGCTCTCCAG GCCCTGCGGGAGACGGCGGGCGAGCGGCGGGAGGAGAGCCGGCACCAGGCCCCACCGCCGGCCGCGGAGGAGCCACTGGCATCCCCCTGCGAGCCAGCAGCTGCCACACCGGTGCAGACAGCCCCCACCATGAACCTGGAGAAAACAG GAGGGAGGCTCTGCAGTGGGAAACGTGCCAGCCTGCCAGTGGCCCGTCCCTTCCCGGTGATCCAGAAGGTGATGGCCTCCATGGCGCATCTGCAGGAGGAGAAGCTGCGactgcaggaggagctgctggggctgcaggagaaaCTTGCTGCCCAGGAGAACAACGAGCTCTCCCGCTCTCTCCAGCTGCAAGGCCAG GTTGAAAGTCTGAAGGCGAAGCTCCTGGAGCAGGCACAGGAGATCAGCCGGCTGCGCTCGGAGCTG GGGGGCACGGATGCAGAGAAGCACCGGGACCTGCTGGCAGCGGAGAACGAGCGCTTGCGGCAGGAGATGAAGGCGTGTGAGGGGGAGCTGCGGGAGCTgcggcggcagcagcaggcgCCGTGCCGGGACTGCGCCCACCTCCAG GAGAATGCTGGGCTGCAGGAGCGGCTCTCCCAGCTGCAGCGGGAGGCGGAGGAGGCACGGGCCAAGCTGGCGGAGCTGGACCTGGAGGTGCAGCAGAAGACAAACCGCTTGGCCGAGGTGGAGCTGCGGCTCAAGGACTCCCTGGCCGAGAGAGCCGAGGAGGAGGAGCGGCTCAGCCGGCGGCTGCGGGACAGCCAGGAGACCATCGCCAGCCTCAAATCCCAGCCCCAGCAGATAAAG TACATCATCAAGACGGTGGAGGTAGAGTCAGCCAAGGCGAAGCAAGCCCTGTGCGAGAGCCAGTCCCGAAACCAGTATCTGCAGGAGCAGGTGGGGATGCAGAGGCAGGTGCTGAAGGAGATGGAGCAGCAGCTACAGAGCTCCCAGAAGACAGCAGCTCAGCTCCGAGCTCAG ATCATGATGTATGAGGCCGAGCTGGAGCGAGCCCATGGGCAGATGCTGGAGGAGATGCAGGccatggaggaggagaagaaccGCGCCATTGAAGAGGCATTTTCCCGTGCCCAAGTAGAGATGAAGGCAGTGCATGAAAACCTGGCGG GCGTCCGGACCAACCTGCTGACGCTGCAGCCGGCGCTGCGCACCCTCACCCACGACTACAACAACCTGAAGCGTCAGGTCCGCGACTTCCCCCTGCTCCTCCAGGAGACCCTGCGGAGTGCCAGGGCCGAG ATCGGCCAGGCCATCGAGGAGGTGCACAGCACCAACCGGGAGCTGCTGCGCAAGTACCGGCGGGAGCTGCAGCTCCGCAAGAAGTGTCACAACGAGCTGGTGCGGCTGAAAG GAAACATCCGTGTTTTTGGGCGAGTCCGCCCCATCACAAAGGAGGACGGCGAGGGCCCAGAGGCGGCCAACGTGGTGACCTTCGATGCCGACGATGATGCTGTCCTGCATCTCCTGCACAAGGGGAAGCAGGTGTCCTTCGAACTGGATAAGGTCTTCCCCCCACAAGCGTCCCAGGAggag GTGTTTCAGGAGGTTCAAGCCCTGGTCACCTCCTGCATCGATGGCTACAACGTCTGCATCTTCGCCTATGGGCAGACAGGGGCAGGAAAAACCTACACGATGGAG GGAACAGCAGCAAACCCAGGGATCAACCAGCGGGCCCTGCAGCTCCTCTTCTCCGAGGTGCGGGGCAAGGCAGCTGACTGGGACTACGCCATCAGCGTTAGCGCCGCCGAGATTTACAACGAGGCCCTCAG GGACTTGCTGGGGAAGGAGCCGCAGGAGAAGCTGGAGATCAAGCTATGCCCCGATGGCAGCGGCCAGCTCTATGTGCCCGGGCTGACCGAGTTTAGGGTGCAGAGCGTGGAGGACATCAACAAG GTCTTTGAGTTTGGCCACGTCAACCGGGCGACAGAGTGCACCAACCTGAATGAGCACAGCTCTCGCTCCCACGCCCTCCTCATCATCACCGTCCGTGGCCTCGACCGCAGCACGGGGCTCCGCACCACAG GGAAGCTGAACCTGGTGGACCTGGCGGGATCGGAGCGGGTTGGGCGGTCGGGCGCGGAGGGCAGCAGGCTCCGCGAGGCGCAGCACATCAACAAGTCCCTCTCGGCGCTGGGCGACGTCATTTATGCCCTGCGCTCCCGGCAGGGCCACGTGCCCTTCCGCAACTCCAAGCTGACCTACCTGCTGCAGGACTCGCTCAGCGGCGACAGCAAGACCCTCATGATGGTGCAG GTCTCCCCCGTCGAAAAAAACACCAGCGAGACCCTGTGCTCCCTGAAGTTTGCTGAGAGGGTTCGCTCCGTGGAGCTGGGTCCCGTCTCCCGCAAGGCTGAGCTGGCCTCCTGgcccagccaggagcagctggag GGTGACACACCCTCCGGCCGAGGCCACGCgtcccccagcccggggcagttCTCCGGCCGCGCCACCTCCATCCGCAGGAAGCTCCAGACCTCAG CCTGA